The Klebsiella sp. RHBSTW-00484 genome includes a window with the following:
- a CDS encoding TonB-dependent siderophore receptor → MKHSSHYSLAVLIHMAILGVALPALAAEGNTSGETKKSDTAIAAENHDETMVVTAATQNLQAPGVSTITADEIRKHPPARDVSELIRTQPGVNLTGNSTSGQRGNNRQVDIRGMGPENTLILVDGKPVTSRNSVRYGWRGDRDTRGDTSWVPAEMIDHIDVIRGPAAARYGNGAMGGVVNIVTKPATSEWHGAWNTYMNAPQHRKEGSTKRTNFSLNGPLSDEVSFNLWGNLSKTQADAQDINSGHEAARTGTYAGSYPAGREGVENKDIHGKLRWEFAPMQALEFETGYSRQGNLYAGDTQNTNTSTLVKSMYGKETNRLYRQTYGVTWTGGWDNGVTSNTYAQYEHTRNSRMNEGLAGGTEGIFSGSEFSDIDLSDVLLHSEVNIPFTFGFEQNLTLGTEWNQQRMKDGVSTTQSLSYGSIDGISATGRSPYSSAEIFSLFTEDNIALTDSTMLTPALRFDHHSIVGNNWSPSLNLSQGLSDDWTLKLGIARAYKAPNLYQLNPNYILYSNGQGCYASSSACYLMGNSDLKAETSVNKEIGLEYKHDGYQAGLTYFRNDYHNKIESGYSAVSTASNGTTNIYQWENVPKALVEGLEGSLNLPVSETVNWSNNLTWMLQSKNKTTGDRLSVIPQFTLNSTLSWQVRDDLSLQSTFTWYGRQKPKRFNYKGEAVSGSELNEVSPYSIVGLSATWDVNKNLSLTSGVDNLFDIRHYRAGNAQTTGNSTTGAYLYGAGAETYNESGRTFYVSVNTHF, encoded by the coding sequence ATGAAACACTCTTCGCACTACTCGCTGGCCGTGCTGATCCACATGGCTATCCTGGGGGTGGCGCTGCCAGCGCTGGCCGCCGAGGGCAACACTTCAGGCGAAACAAAGAAATCCGATACGGCGATTGCCGCAGAAAATCATGATGAAACGATGGTCGTGACCGCGGCAACGCAGAACCTGCAAGCCCCCGGCGTATCCACTATTACCGCCGATGAAATCCGCAAGCATCCACCGGCTCGCGACGTTTCAGAACTGATTCGAACCCAACCGGGCGTCAACCTTACCGGCAACTCCACCAGCGGCCAGCGCGGTAATAACCGCCAGGTCGATATTCGCGGTATGGGACCGGAGAACACGCTGATTCTGGTAGACGGTAAACCGGTGACCAGCCGTAACTCCGTGCGCTATGGTTGGCGCGGAGACCGTGATACGCGCGGTGATACCAGTTGGGTTCCGGCAGAAATGATCGACCATATCGATGTCATTCGCGGCCCTGCGGCGGCCCGCTACGGTAATGGCGCAATGGGCGGGGTGGTCAATATTGTCACTAAACCGGCGACCAGCGAGTGGCATGGTGCCTGGAATACCTATATGAACGCTCCTCAGCACCGTAAAGAGGGATCGACGAAGCGCACGAACTTTAGCCTCAACGGTCCGCTGTCGGATGAGGTTAGCTTTAATTTATGGGGCAACCTGAGCAAAACGCAGGCCGACGCCCAGGATATTAACTCCGGCCACGAAGCGGCACGAACCGGTACCTATGCGGGCTCTTATCCAGCGGGACGTGAAGGCGTAGAGAACAAAGATATCCACGGCAAACTGCGCTGGGAGTTTGCGCCGATGCAGGCGCTGGAGTTCGAAACCGGCTACAGCCGCCAGGGTAATCTGTATGCTGGCGACACGCAAAATACCAACACCAGCACGCTGGTGAAAAGTATGTACGGCAAAGAGACTAACCGCCTATATCGGCAGACTTACGGGGTGACGTGGACCGGCGGCTGGGATAATGGCGTGACCAGCAATACCTATGCTCAGTACGAGCACACCCGTAACTCGCGCATGAACGAGGGGCTGGCGGGCGGAACGGAAGGGATCTTCTCCGGAAGCGAATTCTCCGATATCGACCTGTCGGATGTGCTATTGCACAGCGAGGTGAATATTCCGTTTACCTTCGGGTTTGAGCAAAACCTGACGCTGGGGACCGAGTGGAACCAGCAGCGGATGAAAGATGGCGTGTCGACGACCCAGTCTCTCTCTTATGGCTCTATTGACGGCATCTCGGCAACCGGCCGTAGTCCGTATTCCAGCGCTGAGATTTTCTCGCTGTTTACCGAAGACAATATTGCACTGACCGATAGCACCATGCTGACGCCCGCTCTGCGTTTTGACCATCACAGCATCGTCGGCAATAACTGGAGTCCGTCGCTGAACCTTTCGCAGGGGCTGTCGGATGACTGGACGTTGAAGCTGGGGATTGCTCGCGCCTATAAAGCGCCGAACCTCTATCAGCTCAATCCGAACTATATTCTGTACAGCAACGGACAGGGTTGCTACGCCAGCAGCTCCGCCTGTTATCTGATGGGCAATAGCGACCTGAAGGCAGAAACCAGCGTCAATAAAGAGATTGGCCTGGAGTACAAGCATGATGGCTATCAGGCTGGGCTGACTTACTTCCGTAACGACTACCACAACAAGATAGAGTCCGGCTACTCGGCGGTCAGTACCGCCAGCAACGGCACCACCAATATTTATCAGTGGGAAAACGTACCGAAGGCGCTGGTCGAAGGGCTGGAGGGCTCGTTAAACCTGCCGGTGAGTGAAACGGTAAACTGGAGCAACAACCTGACGTGGATGTTGCAGAGTAAGAACAAAACCACCGGCGATCGTCTGTCGGTGATCCCGCAGTTTACGCTTAACTCAACCCTAAGCTGGCAGGTGCGCGACGATCTTTCGTTGCAGAGCACCTTCACCTGGTATGGTCGTCAGAAACCGAAGCGCTTTAACTATAAAGGTGAAGCGGTGTCCGGCAGCGAGCTGAACGAAGTCAGTCCGTATAGCATTGTCGGCCTTAGTGCGACCTGGGATGTGAACAAAAACCTGAGCCTGACCAGCGGAGTGGATAATCTGTTTGATATTCGCCACTATCGTGCCGGGAATGCGCAGACGACGGGGAACTCAACGACCGGTGCTTATCTGTATGGTGCAGGCGCGGAGACCTATAACGAGTCAGGACGGACGTTTTATGTCAGCGTGAATACGCACTTCTAA
- a CDS encoding lytic transglycosylase F, with the protein MNTLSSYRYLIGWLTCLAALLFFSSVNAASENKRAEPDEREVLEVNVEDMLQPWQGDLPGMLDRRTIRVLTTYSKTFFFINKGTQRGATHDIFMEFERSLNQKLAKEKKLKHRHLKVRIIFVPVARDQLISALNAGKGDVIAANLTITPERQQQMTFTAPIYSHVQELLLSGPGSPKVENLQQLSGKTVFVRSSSSYYASLVALNARFAQESLPPVIIKPAPEALEDEDLIEMLSAGLIPLTVVDRHKAMFWKQVFPKIQVHQDIILRNEGNIGWAVRSNSPQLLALLNHFIKENSQGSKLGNTILLRYLKDAKYVKNAAAQRERRKFLTMVEIFRKYGDRYDVDWLLMAAQGYQESRLNQSVRSHVGAIGVMQVMPNTGRELKVGDIKLLDPNIHAGVKYMRWMIDHYYGDESMTQLDKALFSFASYNAGPARIARLRTETKKRGFDPNVWFGNVEYLAAEKIGSETVTYVSNIYKYYIAYRLIVDEMARKQQATTESKNQTAPATNAQTAPATQ; encoded by the coding sequence ATGAACACCCTGTCGTCATATCGATACCTTATCGGCTGGCTGACCTGCCTTGCCGCCCTGCTATTTTTCAGTTCGGTTAACGCGGCCTCAGAAAATAAACGCGCTGAGCCAGACGAACGCGAGGTCCTTGAAGTTAACGTCGAGGATATGTTGCAACCATGGCAGGGCGATTTGCCGGGTATGCTCGACCGACGAACAATCCGGGTTTTAACCACCTACAGCAAAACCTTTTTCTTTATCAACAAAGGCACCCAGCGCGGCGCCACGCACGATATCTTTATGGAGTTTGAACGCAGCCTGAATCAAAAATTAGCGAAAGAGAAGAAGCTTAAGCATCGCCATCTCAAAGTGCGGATCATTTTTGTTCCCGTTGCCCGCGACCAGCTCATCAGCGCGCTTAACGCCGGTAAAGGGGATGTTATCGCCGCTAACCTGACCATCACACCGGAACGTCAACAGCAAATGACGTTTACCGCGCCTATCTATTCCCACGTTCAGGAGCTGCTGCTTTCTGGCCCTGGCTCTCCTAAAGTGGAAAATCTGCAACAACTCTCCGGCAAAACGGTATTTGTGCGCTCATCGTCGAGCTATTACGCAAGTCTGGTTGCGCTCAATGCGCGCTTTGCGCAAGAGTCCCTGCCACCCGTGATTATTAAACCAGCCCCCGAAGCGCTGGAGGATGAAGATTTAATTGAGATGCTCAGCGCCGGACTTATCCCGCTGACCGTGGTCGATCGCCATAAGGCGATGTTCTGGAAACAGGTTTTTCCAAAAATTCAGGTTCACCAGGACATCATTCTGCGTAACGAGGGCAATATTGGCTGGGCAGTACGCAGCAACAGCCCGCAGCTCCTCGCGTTACTTAATCATTTCATCAAAGAAAACAGCCAGGGCAGCAAGCTGGGTAATACGATCCTGCTGCGCTATCTGAAAGATGCTAAATACGTTAAAAACGCGGCGGCGCAGAGGGAGCGACGTAAGTTTCTCACGATGGTGGAAATTTTCCGTAAATATGGCGATCGCTATGACGTCGACTGGCTGCTGATGGCCGCACAGGGGTATCAGGAGTCGCGGCTTAATCAGTCGGTACGGAGCCACGTTGGCGCAATTGGCGTCATGCAGGTGATGCCGAATACCGGCAGGGAGCTGAAGGTCGGCGATATTAAGCTGCTCGATCCCAATATCCATGCTGGGGTGAAATATATGCGCTGGATGATAGACCACTATTATGGGGATGAATCGATGACTCAGCTTGATAAGGCGTTGTTCTCATTTGCTTCTTATAACGCCGGTCCCGCGCGCATCGCCCGACTGCGCACCGAGACCAAAAAGCGCGGCTTTGACCCCAACGTTTGGTTTGGCAACGTCGAGTATCTGGCCGCCGAAAAAATTGGTTCCGAGACCGTGACCTATGTGAGCAATATTTATAAGTACTACATCGCTTACCGGCTGATCGTCGATGAAATGGCGCGTAAGCAGCAGGCGACAACGGAATCAAAAAACCAGACGGCTCCGGCAACAAACGCTCAGACCGCGCCAGCGACTCAGTAA
- the ssb1 gene encoding single-stranded DNA-binding protein SSB1, with protein MASRGVNKVILVGNLGQDPEVRYMPSGGAVANITLATSESWRDKATGEMKEQTEWHRVVLFGKLAEVAGEYLRKGSQVYIEGQLRTRKWTDQSGQEKYTTEIVVNVGGTMQMLGGRQQGAGAPAGGNTGGQQQGGWGQPQQPQGGNQFSGGAQSRPQQQAPAAPSNEPPMDFDDDIPF; from the coding sequence ATGGCCAGCAGAGGCGTAAACAAGGTGATTCTCGTCGGTAACCTGGGCCAGGACCCGGAAGTACGCTATATGCCTAGTGGTGGCGCAGTTGCCAACATTACGCTGGCTACTTCCGAATCCTGGCGTGACAAAGCGACCGGTGAGATGAAAGAGCAGACTGAATGGCACCGCGTGGTGCTGTTCGGTAAACTGGCAGAAGTGGCTGGTGAATACTTGCGTAAGGGTTCCCAGGTCTATATCGAAGGCCAGCTGCGTACCCGTAAATGGACCGATCAATCCGGTCAGGAAAAATATACCACCGAGATCGTGGTTAACGTTGGCGGCACGATGCAAATGCTCGGCGGCCGTCAGCAGGGCGCAGGTGCTCCGGCAGGCGGCAACACGGGCGGCCAGCAGCAGGGCGGTTGGGGTCAACCTCAGCAGCCGCAGGGCGGCAACCAGTTCAGCGGCGGCGCGCAGTCTCGTCCGCAGCAGCAGGCTCCGGCAGCACCTTCCAATGAACCGCCGATGGACTTTGACGACGATATCCCGTTCTAA
- the uvrA gene encoding excinuclease ABC subunit UvrA, with product MDKIEVRGARTHNLKNINLVIPRDKLIVVTGLSGSGKSSLAFDTLYAEGQRRYVESLSAYARQFLSLMEKPDVDHIEGLSPAISIEQKSTSHNPRSTVGTITEIHDYLRLLYARVGEPRCPDHDVPLAAQTVSQMVDNVLSQPEGQRLMLLAPIIKERKGEHNKTLENLAGQGYIRARIDGEVCDLSDPPKLELQKKHTIEVVIDRFKVREDLSTRLAESFETALELSGGSAIVANMDDPKAEELLFSANFACPICGYSMRELEPRLFSFNNPAGACPTCDGLGVQQYFDPERVIQNPELSLAGGAIRGWDRRNFYYFQMLKSLAEHYEFDVEAPWGTLNANVQKVVLYGSGKENIEFKYMNDRGDTSVRRHPFEGVLHNMERRYKETESSAVREELAKFISNRSCTSCGGTRLRREARHVFVENTPLPTISDMSIGHAMDFFNNLKLSGQRAQIAEKVLKEIGDRLKFLVNVGLNYLTLSRSAETLSGGEAQRIRLASQIGAGLVGVMYVLDEPSIGLHQRDNERLLGTLIHLRNLGNTVIVVEHDEDAIRAADHVIDIGPGAGVHGGQVVAEGKLEDIMAVPESLTGQFMSGKRKIEVPKQRVPANPEKVLKLTGARGNNLKDVTLTLPVGLFTCITGVSGSGKSTLINDTLFPIAQRQLNGATIAEPAPYRDVQGLEHFDKVIDIDQSPIGRTPRSNPATYTGVFTPVRELFAGVPESRSRGYTPGRFSFNVRGGRCEACQGDGVIKVEMHFLPDIYVPCDQCKGKRYNRETLEIKYKGKTIHEVLDMTIEEAREFFDAVPALARKLQTLMDVGLTYIRLGQSATTLSGGEAQRVKLARELSKRGTGQTLYILDEPTTGLHFADIQQLLEVLHQLRDQGNTIVVIEHNLDVIKTADWIVDLGPEGGSGGGEILVSGTPETVAECEASYTAHFLKPMLK from the coding sequence ATGGATAAGATCGAAGTTCGGGGCGCCCGCACCCACAATCTCAAAAATATCAACCTCGTTATCCCACGCGACAAACTCATTGTCGTCACCGGGCTTTCGGGTTCAGGCAAATCCTCACTGGCTTTCGACACCTTGTATGCCGAAGGACAGCGTCGTTACGTTGAGTCGCTCTCCGCCTATGCGCGGCAGTTCCTGTCGCTGATGGAGAAACCTGATGTTGACCACATCGAAGGGCTGTCGCCAGCGATTTCCATTGAACAGAAATCAACGTCCCATAACCCCCGCTCAACGGTAGGTACTATCACAGAAATTCACGACTATCTGCGTCTGCTGTACGCTCGCGTCGGTGAACCTCGTTGCCCGGATCACGACGTCCCGCTGGCGGCGCAAACCGTCAGCCAGATGGTCGATAACGTGCTCTCTCAGCCGGAAGGTCAGCGTCTGATGCTGCTGGCGCCGATCATTAAAGAGCGTAAAGGTGAGCATAACAAAACGCTGGAGAACCTCGCCGGGCAAGGATACATCCGCGCAAGGATCGACGGTGAAGTCTGCGATCTCTCCGATCCGCCGAAGCTTGAACTGCAAAAGAAACACACCATCGAAGTGGTAATCGACCGCTTCAAGGTGCGCGAAGATCTCAGCACGCGTCTGGCCGAGTCCTTTGAGACCGCGCTGGAGCTTTCCGGTGGGAGCGCCATTGTCGCCAATATGGACGATCCCAAAGCGGAAGAGCTGCTATTTTCCGCTAACTTCGCTTGCCCGATTTGCGGCTACAGCATGCGCGAGCTCGAACCGCGCCTGTTCTCCTTCAACAATCCGGCAGGCGCTTGTCCAACCTGCGACGGCCTGGGCGTGCAGCAATATTTCGACCCTGAACGCGTCATTCAGAACCCGGAGCTATCGCTGGCGGGTGGCGCGATTCGTGGTTGGGATCGGCGCAATTTTTACTATTTCCAGATGCTGAAATCGCTGGCGGAACACTATGAATTCGATGTTGAAGCACCGTGGGGCACGCTGAACGCCAACGTACAGAAAGTCGTTCTCTACGGCTCAGGCAAAGAGAATATTGAATTCAAATACATGAACGATCGCGGCGACACTTCCGTTCGCCGTCATCCGTTCGAAGGCGTTTTACATAATATGGAACGCCGCTACAAAGAGACCGAATCCAGCGCCGTGCGCGAAGAGCTGGCGAAATTCATCAGCAATCGCTCTTGCACCAGCTGCGGCGGCACGCGTCTGCGTCGCGAAGCACGTCACGTATTCGTGGAAAATACGCCGCTGCCGACCATCTCGGATATGAGCATCGGCCACGCGATGGATTTCTTCAACAATCTGAAGCTCTCCGGTCAGCGCGCGCAAATCGCCGAAAAAGTGCTGAAAGAGATTGGCGATCGTCTGAAATTCCTCGTTAACGTCGGCCTGAATTACCTGACGCTTTCCCGTTCGGCGGAAACTCTCTCCGGCGGTGAAGCCCAGCGTATCCGCCTCGCCAGCCAGATCGGCGCAGGTCTGGTCGGCGTGATGTACGTGCTGGATGAACCCTCTATCGGCCTGCACCAGCGCGATAATGAGCGTCTGCTCGGCACCCTGATCCACCTGCGTAATCTCGGCAACACCGTTATCGTTGTCGAGCACGATGAAGACGCCATTCGCGCCGCTGACCACGTTATCGATATTGGCCCTGGAGCCGGTGTGCACGGCGGCCAGGTCGTGGCTGAAGGTAAGCTGGAAGATATTATGGCGGTACCGGAGTCGCTGACCGGCCAGTTTATGAGCGGCAAGCGCAAAATCGAGGTGCCAAAACAGCGCGTTCCGGCCAATCCGGAGAAAGTACTGAAGCTGACAGGTGCGCGCGGCAACAACCTGAAAGATGTCACGCTGACGCTGCCGGTGGGCCTGTTTACCTGTATTACCGGCGTTTCTGGTTCGGGTAAATCAACGCTGATTAACGACACGCTGTTTCCGATTGCCCAGCGCCAGCTCAACGGCGCGACCATCGCAGAACCGGCACCGTATCGTGACGTACAGGGACTGGAACATTTCGACAAAGTGATCGATATCGACCAGAGCCCCATCGGCCGTACGCCGCGTTCTAACCCGGCGACCTACACCGGCGTCTTTACGCCAGTGCGTGAACTGTTTGCGGGCGTGCCTGAATCACGTTCACGTGGCTATACGCCGGGCCGCTTCAGCTTTAACGTACGCGGCGGGCGCTGTGAAGCCTGCCAGGGCGACGGCGTGATCAAAGTCGAAATGCACTTCCTGCCGGATATCTACGTGCCGTGCGACCAGTGTAAAGGCAAGCGCTATAACCGCGAAACGCTGGAGATTAAGTACAAAGGCAAAACGATTCATGAAGTGCTGGATATGACCATTGAAGAAGCGCGTGAGTTCTTTGATGCGGTTCCGGCGCTGGCGCGTAAGCTCCAGACCCTTATGGATGTCGGTTTGACCTATATTCGCCTTGGTCAGTCGGCGACCACGCTCTCCGGCGGTGAGGCCCAGCGCGTCAAGCTGGCCCGTGAGCTGTCCAAGCGCGGTACCGGGCAGACGCTGTATATCCTTGATGAGCCGACCACCGGTCTGCACTTTGCCGATATCCAACAGCTGCTGGAAGTTCTGCATCAGCTGCGCGACCAGGGCAATACCATCGTGGTGATCGAACACAATCTGGACGTTATCAAAACGGCTGACTGGATTGTCGACCTCGGCCCGGAAGGCGGTAGCGGCGGCGGTGAAATCCTCGTTTCCGGAACGCCTGAAACCGTCGCCGAGTGTGAAGCTTCATATACGGCACACTTCC